In Erwinia sp. SLM-02, the genomic window AGAGCGGCAGTATACCCCGTCACACCCGGGCGTGCAGGATTGGGGGACGATAGCGCCGCAGGTCGGTTAGCGAACGCCAGATTCTGTCTGCTGCGGAAACGCGGCGTGCCACGCATCAAAGCCACCGTCGATGCTGTAAGCCTCAGCAAATCCCTGATTCAGCAGATACTGGGCCGCGCCCTTGCTGCTGTTGCCGTGATAGCACATCACCAGCACCGAACCGCTCAGATCGGCGGCGGCCATCAGGGCGGGCAGCGAGTCGTTGGTCAGGTGGAAAGCACCGGTCGCATGCGCCGCGGAGAAGCTTTGCGGATCGCGGATATCAACCAGCAGGGTTTTGCCGTCGGCCAGTTTCTGCCGGGCTTCCTGGACG contains:
- the glpE gene encoding thiosulfate sulfurtransferase GlpE; this encodes MEQFECINVQEARQKLADGKTLLVDIRDPQSFSAAHATGAFHLTNDSLPALMAAADLSGSVLVMCYHGNSSKGAAQYLLNQGFAEAYSIDGGFDAWHAAFPQQTESGVR